One genomic window of Methanosalsum zhilinae DSM 4017 includes the following:
- a CDS encoding DUF4130 domain-containing protein, giving the protein MNLHQNPVEFIETVLRHRKCKPLELVDLLKACKGRKEMLYIPQYRQGQRYFRYMKEVKKEFYHMCMFTRPELFGNLLIARVSTDHRTSDMFCQWLARKNPDIVIGVIDKNISWIGNGNLLGFESQVCEVDPSFLVDLQSGDNADKGLEDLWEIYYDSQYIAKRRNRKLASRMQPAISANFSTMAKNDRYRVQKGTGNCTLNEFSEDCENL; this is encoded by the coding sequence ATCAATCTGCATCAAAATCCTGTTGAGTTTATAGAAACTGTACTCAGACACAGGAAATGCAAACCACTGGAACTTGTTGATCTCTTAAAGGCGTGTAAAGGAAGAAAAGAAATGCTATACATACCCCAGTACAGGCAGGGACAAAGGTATTTCAGGTACATGAAAGAGGTAAAGAAGGAGTTTTATCATATGTGCATGTTCACCCGTCCTGAGCTATTTGGTAATCTTCTTATTGCTAGGGTCAGCACAGATCACAGAACATCCGACATGTTCTGCCAGTGGCTTGCCAGAAAAAATCCGGATATTGTTATAGGAGTTATAGATAAAAATATTTCATGGATTGGAAATGGAAATTTGCTGGGTTTTGAATCCCAGGTATGTGAAGTTGATCCCTCATTTCTGGTAGATCTTCAAAGCGGAGATAATGCAGATAAAGGGCTTGAGGACCTGTGGGAGATCTATTATGATTCCCAGTATATAGCTAAAAGAAGAAACCGCAAGCTTGCAAGCAGAATGCAGCCTGCGATCTCTGCAAATTTCAGTACTATGGCAAAAAATGACCGATACAGGGTTCAAAAGGGAACCGGAAACTGTACCCTTAATGAATTTTCTGAGGATTGCGAAAATTTATAA